In a single window of the Zea mays cultivar B73 chromosome 5, Zm-B73-REFERENCE-NAM-5.0, whole genome shotgun sequence genome:
- the LOC103626050 gene encoding putative B3 domain-containing protein Os03g0621600 encodes MRKPSKGCKERDANYHRNDHTDDHGGKHFFKVLVGDFHKRLVIPGKFAKHFADKVEGSITLESLGGYTFDVQVAKDLGRVVLQSAGWKSFVSAHYLKKMDFLVFKYDGMSRMKVLIFDPSGCEKVPPSFVAENASSGGVKREAPIGLSGSYARLPMKAPETKRKSWKQMDRSRIIMNASSSLSNSSGGMASSEDDEAHPVPSYMLPQGTRLDRLQKKILKERLRDICSEIPIYVCVLKKTNISGHSQALEFSINYSDLYLPFKSRELILRCHGNSWEVLLRVKLPGAPRKCKRLCKGWARFAGDNSLQLGDICLFEPLDTKNGTMNVHIIRRD; translated from the exons atgagaaaaccttcCAAGGGATGCAAGGAGAGGGACGCGAATTACCACCGGAATGATCACACAGATGACCATGgcggcaagcacttcttcaaggtTTTGGTTGGTGATTTCCACAAAAGATTG GTCATACCGGGTAAATTTGCTAAACATTTCGCAGACAAGGTAGAAGGAAGTATTACGCTTGAATCACTTGGTGGGTATACTTTTGATGTCCAAGTTGCAAAGGATCTGGGCAGAGTAGTGCTTCAATCCGCCGGGTGGAAGTCGTTTGTTAGTGCCCATTACTTGAAAAAGATGGACTTCTTGGTATTCAAGTACGACGGGATGTCTCGGATGAAGGTTCTAATATTCGATCCTAGTGGTTGCGAGAAAGTACCACCAAGTTTTGTCGCAGAAAATGCTAGTAGTGGTGGAGTTAAGAGAGAAGCACCCATTGGCCTTTCAGGCAGCTATGCTCGTCTTCCCATGAAAGCACCAGAAACTAAAAGGAAATCATGGAAGCAAATGGACAGGAGTAGGATCATTATGAATGCATCAAGCTCCCTGTCCAACTCATCAG GAGGCATGGCATCTTCAGAAGATGATGAAGCACATCCTGTTCCGAGTTACATGCTCCCACAAGGCACCAGGCTTGATAGATTACAAAAGAAGATTCTGAAAGAGCGACTCCGAGACATTTGTTCTGAAATCCCCATCTATGTGTGTGTCTTGAAGAAGACAAACATTTCTGGACACTCTCAAGCCCTG GAATTCTCCATCAACTATTCTGATTTATATCTTCCATTCAAGAGCAGAGAGTTGATTCTTCGGTGCCATGGCAATAGCTGGGAAGTGCTGTTACGCGTTAAGCTTCCGGGAGCTCCACGCAAATGCAAAAGGCTTTGCAAAGGGTGGGCACGGTTTGCAGGCGACAACAGTTTGCAGCTGGGAGATATCTGCCTCTTTGAGCCACTTGATACCAAGAATGGCACGATGAATGTGCATATCATTCGCAGAGACTGA